One part of the Melospiza melodia melodia isolate bMelMel2 chromosome 3, bMelMel2.pri, whole genome shotgun sequence genome encodes these proteins:
- the SMLR1 gene encoding small leucine-rich protein 1 has protein sequence MSVGYILSVFVRELPGPVLFAGIFMPVTLLLLLLIVYFRIKLREVEEEIAMAQDSRNAFTNHRGQWKKPRRSREKENRYKNSRTFKRASRLRKQA, from the exons ATGAGTGTGGGTTACATACTGTCAGTGTTTGTGAGGGAGCTGCCTGGTCCTGTTCTCTTTGCTGGGATCTTTATGCCCGTGactttgctcctgctgctgctaatTGTCTACTTCAGGATCAAACTAAGAGAAG TTGAGGAGGAAATTGCCATGGCACAAGATTCTAGGAATGCCTTCACGAATCACCGTGGCCAGTGGAAGAAACCCAGGAGATCCAGAGAAAAAGAGAACAGATACAAGAACTCAAGGACATTTAAGAGAGCTTCACGTCTCAGGAAGCAAGCTTAA